Proteins encoded in a region of the Burkholderiales bacterium genome:
- a CDS encoding zinc ribbon domain-containing protein has product MPKLIPVADEVSKPFWDAVNQKRLLLQHCAACDKLQYPPQASCQVCGSAAQLGWKEVAGKGHIAAFAVIEDGRLNRRMPDQPYNLAMVKLDQDPTINFYSNLPGTPPYEVPVGAAVEVTFEEVAPGQLIHEWRVV; this is encoded by the coding sequence ATGCCCAAACTGATACCGGTCGCCGACGAGGTGAGCAAGCCGTTCTGGGACGCGGTGAACCAGAAACGCTTGCTGCTCCAGCACTGCGCGGCCTGCGACAAGCTTCAGTATCCGCCGCAGGCGAGCTGCCAGGTCTGCGGGTCCGCCGCACAGCTCGGCTGGAAAGAGGTCGCCGGCAAGGGCCACATCGCCGCATTCGCCGTCATCGAGGACGGCCGGCTCAATCGCCGCATGCCCGACCAGCCTTACAACCTCGCGATGGTGAAGCTCGATCAGGACCCGACGATCAACTTCTATTCCAACCTTCCGGGAACGCCGCCGTACGAGGTGCCCGTCGGAGCGGCCGTGGAAGTGACGTTCGAGGAAGTCGCGCCGGGTCAGCTGATACACGAATGGCGCGTAGTGTGA
- a CDS encoding VOC family protein translates to MPAAAMNHFTVLTDNLDKTLTFYADLLDLHPGARPPFKFPGAWLYARGGNDPILHVIANKPKEALVKGVIDHMAFTGIDLAGTIANLKARAIDYDLRRLPEYGTWQLFFDDPNGAKVELDFDKNEREPA, encoded by the coding sequence ATGCCCGCTGCAGCCATGAATCATTTCACCGTGCTCACCGACAATCTCGACAAGACCCTGACCTTCTACGCCGATCTGCTCGACCTGCATCCCGGCGCGCGGCCGCCGTTCAAGTTTCCCGGCGCCTGGCTGTATGCGCGCGGCGGCAACGACCCCATCCTGCACGTCATCGCGAACAAGCCCAAGGAGGCGCTCGTGAAAGGCGTGATCGACCACATGGCGTTCACCGGGATCGACCTCGCGGGCACCATCGCGAATCTGAAAGCGCGCGCGATCGATTACGATCTGCGCCGCCTGCCCGAGTACGGGACGTGGCAGCTGTTCTTCGACGATCCGAACGGCGCGAAGGTCGAGCTCGATTTCGACAAGAACGAACGCGAACCCGCCTGA